The sequence CTCCTTCGCCGACCTGCACGCCACCGTCACCCTCCAGCCGCAGCACGGCGCCCCCATCGAGTTCTCGCTCGACGAGTGCACCGTCGCCTCCCCGGTGTGCGCGCTGGCCCTGATCACCAACACCGGCGGCGACCTCATCGTCCGGCGCGAGGCGCGGTACCTGGTGCCGGAGCGCGGATCGAGCCCGCAGCGGGCCATAGACCGCGCCTACGGCTGGGGCATGAACTGGACGCCCGGCCGCAAGTGACCCGCGCGCGCCTCCGGCCCGGTTCAGCCCTCCTCGGCAACCGCGTCCGGGCGCGCGTAGGTACGGCCCTTCCAGGCGGCCCCGCGCCCGCGGTAGTGCTGCACGGCCGAATCGACCGTCATCAGCAGGTACAGCGACGCGGTGAACGGCAGCAGCGGCGCGAGCCACAGCGGCTGCCCGTAGTAGCGCAGCATCGGCAGGTACGTCCCCGCCATCACCGCCCACGCCGCCGCACCGACGAGCGCGACCGCCGGGTCGCCGCCGGCCGCGCCCACGACCACGGCGGCCGGCGGCACCAGATACACCAGCGCCAGCCCGGCGACCGTACCGAGGAGCAGCAGCGGATGGTGCCGCAGCTGGGCGTAGGCGCTGCGCGAGACCATCCGCCACAGGTCGCGCAGCCGCGGATAGGGCCGCACGCTGTCCACCCGCTCGGCCAGCCCCAGCCAGACACGGCCGCCCGCGCCCTTCACCGCGCGGGCCAGCGCCACGTCGTCGATCACGGCGTGCCGGATGGCGTCCGGGATGCGCGCCTGCTGCGCCATGTCCGCGCGCAGCAGGACGCACCCGCCCGCCGCCGCGGCCGTACGCGAGCCCTTCCGGCCGATCCACCGGAAGGGATACAGCTGCGCGAAGAAGTACACGAAGGCCGGCACCACCAGCCGCTCCCACAGGCTCGCCACCCGCAGCCGCGCCATCTGCGACACGACGTCGAAGCCGCCCGCCCCCGCCGCCGCCACCAGCTCCCGCAGGCTGTCCGGCGCGTGCGCGATGTCCGCGTCCGTCAGCAGCAGGTACTCCGGGTCACGCGCGCGTGCCAGCCCGATGCCGTACCGCACCGCCCACAGCTTGCCCGTCCAGCCCGCCGGCGGCTCACCGGGCGAGCCCACCGTCAGCGGCAGCCCGCCGTGCCGCCGGGACAGCTCGCGGGCCAGCTCCCCGGTGCCGTCCGTACTGCCGTCGTCCACCAGGAAGACCTCGGCCCGCCCCGGATAGTCCTGCGCCAGCAGCGACGGCAGGCTCTCCGGCAGCACGGCGGCCTCGTCCCGGGCCGGTACGACCACACAGACCGACGGCCACACCTCCGGCTCCCGGCGAGGTGGCAGCCGGACGTCCGTGCGCCAGAAGAAGCCCTGGCCGAGCAGCAGCCAGGCCCAGGCGGCCAGTGATACGACGGTGATCCACAAGTACGCGTCCACGGCGGCAGTCTGCCCCACCGGCACGGGCCCGTGAGAGGGCATCGTCTATCGTGGCCGGGTGAAGATCGCGCTCATGGACTCCGGAATCGGCCTGCTCCCCGCCGCCGCCGCGGTACGCCGGCTGCGCCCCGACGCGGATCTGGTGCTGTCCTGGGACCCGGACGGCATGCCCTGGGGACCGCGCACTCCCGAAGACATCACCGAGCGGGCCATCGCCGTCGCCGGGGCCGCCGCCGCGCACGATCCCGATGTCCTGATCGTCGCGTGCAACACCGCCTCCGTGCACTCCCTGCCGGCGATGCGGGCCCGCTTCGAGCCGCGGCTGCCGATCATCGGCACCGTACCGGCGATCAAGCCGGCCGCCGCGAGCGGCGGACCCGTCGCGATCTGGGCGACCCCGGCCACCACGGGCAGCGCCTACCAGCGCGGCCTGATCGAGCGGTTCGCCGACGGCGTGGCCGTCACCGAGGTGGCCTGTCCCGGCCTCGCGGACGCCGTGCACCACGCCGACGACCAGGCGATCGACGCCGCCATCGCCTCGGCCGCCTCCCGCACGCCGGACGACGTGACCACGCTCGTCCTGGGCTGCACCAACTACGAGCTGGTCGCGGAGCGGATCCGCGCGGCCGTCCAGCGGCCCGACCGCCCGCCGCTCGTGCTGCACGGCACCGCCGGGGCGGTGGCCGCCCAGGCCCTGCGCCGCATCGGAGTGGAACCGGCCCCGCACGCCGTCGCCGACACCACCCTCACCGTGCTGCTGAGCGGCCGCGAGGCGACGCTCCCGGACACCGCGCTGTCCTACGACGAAGGCCGCTTCCTGCGCTCCGTCAGCCCGGTGCGCTGACCGGCGCGGCGGCCGTCCGCCGCGCGCCGCCCGGGCCGGTCACCGTGCGCCACGCCCTCCCCGGGCGGCGAAACCCGGGTAACCTCATACGCATGAGGGACCATCCCGACCCCGACGGAAAGCTCCCCCCGGTCTGGAAGGGACGCGCCACCAACCGGGTCCAGTGGCTGCTCGCGCTCGTCGGCGCCGCCTGCATGGCGCTCGGCATCGAGCTGGCCGTCGACTCGGCCTGGACGTCCGGCATCGCCCCGCTGGTGATGTCCGTCGTCGGCTGCATCGCGGCCGGCCTGCTGGTGCTCTTCGGCACCCTCGCCTTCGTACACGTCGACCTCAAGCTCGACCGTGAGTGCCTCGAGGTGCGCTGCGGCCACATCGGGCTGCCGCGCCGCCGCATCCCGCTCTCCCACGTGGCCGGCGCCGACTTCACCGCCCTCGTCACCCCGCGGCAGTGGGGCGGCTGGGGTTACCGGTGGCGTCCCGAGAAGGGCACCGCCGTCGTCGTACGCCGCGGCGAGGGCATCGTGCTGCGCCTGTGGGACGGCCACACGTTCACCATCACCGTGGACAACGCGGAGTCCGCGGTCCGGCTCATCAGGGACCGCCTCCGCACGATCCGGCCGGGAACGGCGGGCTGAGCCGGCACGCGCGCTTGCGTGCCGGGCGGGAGCGATGGCCTGGTGCGCCGGCGGGCCTCCTGCGCGTCTCACGGTGACCACGGCCGGGCCGTCGCCCAGCCCGCCAGGAGGCCGGCGCCCGCCGTCACCGGCGTGAAGCTCAGCGCGTTGCTCACCGAGGCGAGCGCGGCCAGCGCCGTCAGGGCGGCGCCCGCGGTGAGCGCGACCGGCGTGGGCCGCGCGGTGCGCCACAGCGCGTACAGGACCCAGCAGAACACCGCGGCCAGCAGCAACACGCCGACCAAGCCCTGTTCGGCCGCCTGTTGCAGCGGGGCCGAGTGCGGTCTGCCGTCGGCCGGCGCCGCCGGTGCGCCGAGGCCGCCCAGTTCGCCGAACCGGCCGGGCCCGACGCCGAGGCCGCGGTGGTGGCCCGCCAGCCGCAGCGCGTCCTGCCACTGCGGCACCCGGTGCGCGGGGAACCAGCCGCCGAACGCCCCGGCGAGCCCGCCCGGCAGCGCGCCCGCCGCGACCGCCCAGATCACGGCTGTCACCAGGACCGCCGCCCCCGCGAGCCCCGCCAGCCACCTGCCCCGGCCGTGCGCCGAGCCCGCGGCCAGCGAGCACAGCAGGACGGCCCCGCCGGCCACGCAGCCGGCCGCCGATCCCAGCAGCAGCCCGGCCGGCACGATGGCGCAGGCCAGCGCCGCCAGCCCGATCCGCAGCGCCGGTACGCCCGTCGCCCACGCGGCACAGCACGCGGCCCCGGCGGCCAGCGCCAGCAGCGCGGCCGTGCCGCCGGCGGACCCGAGCGGGCCGGCGTACCAGGGACCGGGAGAGAGCCGAGGCAGCGTCACCGCCAGGACCAGTCCCGCCGCCGCGCCGGCGCACGGCGCGGCCACCGGCAGCAGCGCGCCGGACACCCGGCCCCCGGCATACCCCGCGGCCAGCGCGAGCACCGCGAGCAGCATGCCCTCCGGCCGTCCGCCATGGACCGCCGCGGTGATCAGCGACCACCCGGCGCAGGCCCCCAACAGGATCATGCCCGCCCCGTCGGAAACGTTTCTTCGCGCGCAATAGGCATCCGCACCGCACGTACCGGTCGCGGACTGCGTCCCCGTCGACCCCACCCGTCGCCCCTCGTACCCGGTCCCCCGGCCTTGGCAGGCCCCGGCCGCGGGCCGGTGTCCGGCCGGGCCGCCGAGGCTGGCCACACCGTAACGGCTCAGGACCGGTTCGGGGACGGGATACGAAGGAACGGCACGATTCCGCTGGTCCGGCACCCGCACCGGCCGGACCCGGCGGGCACGCGACCGGCCGGGACGGCGCGCGGCGCGGTTATCCGGCGGGGCGTCGGGGCGGCGATGCGGTCCGGTGCACGGTCCGGGCGCCGGCTCACCGACGGTTGTCGCTGGTGAGCGGCCGGCCGCGGGCGCGGGCCGCCGCTGTCGGCGGTCCCGCCGGCCGCCGTACACTCACCCGGGTGACCGTCACCGCAACCTCCGTGGACCAGCCGGACCAGCTCCGTCCGCGCCCCGCGCCCTCCGGGCGCCGTGGCCGATTGCTGCGCCTGGTCCCGGCCGTCGCCGCCGTGCTCTGCGGAGTGCTGCTCTACGTCAGCTTCCCGCCGCGGACCCTGTGGTGGCTCGCCCTGCCCGCGTTCGCCGGTTTCGGCTGGCTGCTGCGCGGCCGGAGCTGGAAGGCCGCGCTCGGTCTCGGCTATCTGTTCGGACTCGGCTTCCTGCTGCCGTTGCTGGTGTGGACGAGCGTGGAGGTCGGGCCCCTGCCCTGGCTGGCCCTGGTCGCCGCCGAAGCGGTCTTCGTCGCCCTGGTCGGTGTCGGCGTCGCCGCCGTCTCCAGGCTGCCGGCCTGGCCGGTGTGGGCGGCCGCACTGTGGACGGCGGGCGAGGCGGCCCGCGCGCGCGTGCCCTTCGGCGGCTTTCCCTGGGGCAAGATCGCGTTCGGTCAGGCGGACGGTGTCTTCCTGCCGCTCGCCGCGGTGGGCGGCACACCCGTCCTCGGCTTCGCGGTCGTCCTGTGCGGCTTCGGCCTGTACGAGGCCGGGCGGCTGATCGCCGAGCGGCGCCGCACCCGGACCGTACGGCGCGCCGCCGCGACCGCCGCGCTGCTGAGCGTCGCCGTACCGGTGGCGGGCGCCGTCGCGGCCCGCGCGCTGGTGAGCGACCGGGCGGAGAACGGCACCGCGACCGTGGCGCTCGTCCAGGGCAACGTGCCGCGGGCCGGCCTGGAGTTCAACGCCCAGCGGCGGGCCGTGCTGGACTACCACGCGCGCGAGACGCACAAGCTCGCCGCCGACGTCCGGGCGGGCAAGGCCGCCCGCCCGGACTATGTGCTGTGGCCGGAGAACTCCTCCGACATCGACCCCTTCGAGTACCCGGACGCCGCCGCCGTCATCGAGCAGGCGGCCAAGGACATCGGCGTGCCCGTCTCCGTCGGCGGTGTGGTGGAGCGGGACGGCAAGCTGTTCAACGAGCAGATCCTCTGGGACCCGGCCAAGGGTCCGACGCAGACCTACGACAAGCGGCAGATCCAGCCCTTCGGCGAGTTCCTCCCGCTGCGCTCGCTCGTCGGCGCGATCAACAAGAGCTGGACCGAGATGGCCCGCCAGGACTTCACCCCGGGCACCGAGCCGGGCGTGTTCGACCTCGCCGGCAGGAAAGTGGGCCTGGCCACCTGCTACGAGGCCGCCTTCGACTGGGCCGTGCGCGACACGGTGACGCACGGCGCGGAGATGATCTCGGTGCCGAGCAACAACGCCACCTTCGACCGCAGCGAGATGACCTACCAGCAGCTCGCCATGTCCCGCGTCCGCGCCGTCGAGCACAGCCGCACCGTGACCGTGCCGGTGACCAGCGGGGTCAGCGCGGTGATCCTGCCGGACGGCCGGATCACCCGCAAGACCGGCATGTTCGTGCCCGCCTACCTGGTGCAGAAGGTGCCGCTGCGCACCTCCACGACACCCGCCACCGAGCTGGGCATCCTCCCGGAACTGGCGCTGGTGCTGGTCGCCGCGGGCGGGATCGGCTGGGCGATCGGCTCCGGCCTGCGCGCCCGGCGCATCGGCGACGCGTAGCCGCGCGCCTAGCCGCGCGCCCGGTCGTGCGGCCGGCTGCGAGCGCCCGGCAGGCCGGCGTGCGAGCGCCGGTGCGGTCGGTGTGCGAGCGGTGTGCGCCCGCCCGTGCGGCGGCGGGGTGCCTTCGCGCGGGCAGGCGGCGCGGTACGACCGTCGTACGACCCGGGAACCGGCCGGTGTGCCCGGTGCCGGCGGCTAGGGTCGGATCCATGGCTATCCCCGATTTCCTCCGCACGCTCAGGGCCTCCGCCGGGCAGCAGCTGATCTGGCTGCCCGGAATCAGCGCGATCGTCTTCGACGACGACGGCCGGGTGCTGCTCGGCCGGCGGACGGACACGCGCAAGTGGTCGGTGATCGGCGGCATTCCCGAGCCGGGCGAGCAGCCCGCGGCCTGCGCGGTACGCGAGGTCTTCGAGGAGACGGCGGTGCGCTGCGTGGCCGAGCGGGTGGTCCTGGTCCAGGCGCTGCCGCCGGTCACCTATCCCAACGGCGACATCTGCCAGTACATGGACATCACCCTGCGCTGCCGGGCGGTGGGCGGCGAGGCCCGGGTCAACGACGACGAGTCGCTGGAGGTCGGCTGGTTCGCGGTGGACGCGCTGCCCGAGCTGAACGAGTTCGGCCTCTTCCGGATCAAGCAGGCCATGTCCGATGCACCCACATGGTTCGACCCTATGACTGTCGGCTGAAGTATGGGTGGTGACCATATGTGGTGAGGGTGGGCTTCCACTTAGGGTCGGCCCATGACCTCGCCGACCCCTCTGCCCGCCGCCTTCCCGCCTGGTTCCGCCCGCACGCCCGGCTCCGCTCTCGGAGCCGGATCCGCGTCCGTGCCGGGGTCCGCCCCGGTGTCCGGACCCGGCCCCCGGCCCCAGCCCCTCGCCCTCGACCTCGGCGGCCGGACCGCGCTCGTCACCGGGGCCGCCGGCGGCATCGGCCGCGCCTGCGCGCTGCGGCTGGCCGCCGCCGGGGCCGAGGTGCGCGCCGTCGACCGGGACGCGGAAGGCCTGGACGAGCTGGTCCGGGAGGCGGAGCGGACCGGCGACCTGGCGGGCGCCGTCGTACCGCGGGTCGTGGACCTCACCGACCTGGACGCCGCCGAACGCGCCGCCGCCGGCACGGACGTCCTGGTCAACAACGCGGGACTGCAACTGGTACGGCCCATCGAGGAGTTCCCGCCCGAGGTGTTCCACACGGTGCTGACCGTGATGCTGGAGGCACCCTTCCGCCTGATCCGCGGCGCCCTCCCGCACATGTACGCGCAAGGCTGGGGACGGATCGTGAACGTGTCCTCCGTCCATGGGCTGCGCGCCTCGGCCTACAAGGCTGCCTATGTGGCCGCCAAACATGGTCTCGAAGGACTGTCCAAGACGGCCGCGCTGGAGGGCGCCGCCCACGGAGTGACCTCGAACTGTGTGAACCCGGCCTATGTGCGCACCCCGCTGGTCGAGAAGCAGATCGCCGACCAGGCGCGGGCCCACGGCATCCCCGAGGAACGCGTGGTGTCCGAGGTGCTGCTGAAGGACAGCGCGCTGCGGCGGCTCATCGAACCCGAGGAGGTGGCCGAGGCCGTGGCCTATCTGTGCAGCCCGCAGGCGTCCTTCGTCACCGGTACCTCGCTCGTCCTGGACGGCGGGTGGACGGCCCACTGACCGGCCCGGCACCACCGCTCCGGGAGTTTTCCACAGGCCTGCCGGGCCGGTGGCCGATACGGAATCCTGTGACCATGTCCCGCGATCACCTCCAGCCGGCGCCCGCCGGCAGCGCCGAGGTCCCGTACCTCGACCTGCTGGCCCGCGACGCCTCCGTAGAGGCATTCGAGCAGCCCGTCCTGCGCGCCCGGGCCGCCGCCGAGCCGGC comes from Streptomyces sp. SCL15-4 and encodes:
- a CDS encoding O-antigen polymerase, producing the protein MILLGACAGWSLITAAVHGGRPEGMLLAVLALAAGYAGGRVSGALLPVAAPCAGAAAGLVLAVTLPRLSPGPWYAGPLGSAGGTAALLALAAGAACCAAWATGVPALRIGLAALACAIVPAGLLLGSAAGCVAGGAVLLCSLAAGSAHGRGRWLAGLAGAAVLVTAVIWAVAAGALPGGLAGAFGGWFPAHRVPQWQDALRLAGHHRGLGVGPGRFGELGGLGAPAAPADGRPHSAPLQQAAEQGLVGVLLLAAVFCWVLYALWRTARPTPVALTAGAALTALAALASVSNALSFTPVTAGAGLLAGWATARPWSP
- a CDS encoding glycosyltransferase yields the protein MGQTAAVDAYLWITVVSLAAWAWLLLGQGFFWRTDVRLPPRREPEVWPSVCVVVPARDEAAVLPESLPSLLAQDYPGRAEVFLVDDGSTDGTGELARELSRRHGGLPLTVGSPGEPPAGWTGKLWAVRYGIGLARARDPEYLLLTDADIAHAPDSLRELVAAAGAGGFDVVSQMARLRVASLWERLVVPAFVYFFAQLYPFRWIGRKGSRTAAAAGGCVLLRADMAQQARIPDAIRHAVIDDVALARAVKGAGGRVWLGLAERVDSVRPYPRLRDLWRMVSRSAYAQLRHHPLLLLGTVAGLALVYLVPPAAVVVGAAGGDPAVALVGAAAWAVMAGTYLPMLRYYGQPLWLAPLLPFTASLYLLMTVDSAVQHYRGRGAAWKGRTYARPDAVAEEG
- a CDS encoding NUDIX hydrolase; the protein is MAIPDFLRTLRASAGQQLIWLPGISAIVFDDDGRVLLGRRTDTRKWSVIGGIPEPGEQPAACAVREVFEETAVRCVAERVVLVQALPPVTYPNGDICQYMDITLRCRAVGGEARVNDDESLEVGWFAVDALPELNEFGLFRIKQAMSDAPTWFDPMTVG
- the lnt gene encoding apolipoprotein N-acyltransferase is translated as MTVTATSVDQPDQLRPRPAPSGRRGRLLRLVPAVAAVLCGVLLYVSFPPRTLWWLALPAFAGFGWLLRGRSWKAALGLGYLFGLGFLLPLLVWTSVEVGPLPWLALVAAEAVFVALVGVGVAAVSRLPAWPVWAAALWTAGEAARARVPFGGFPWGKIAFGQADGVFLPLAAVGGTPVLGFAVVLCGFGLYEAGRLIAERRRTRTVRRAAATAALLSVAVPVAGAVAARALVSDRAENGTATVALVQGNVPRAGLEFNAQRRAVLDYHARETHKLAADVRAGKAARPDYVLWPENSSDIDPFEYPDAAAVIEQAAKDIGVPVSVGGVVERDGKLFNEQILWDPAKGPTQTYDKRQIQPFGEFLPLRSLVGAINKSWTEMARQDFTPGTEPGVFDLAGRKVGLATCYEAAFDWAVRDTVTHGAEMISVPSNNATFDRSEMTYQQLAMSRVRAVEHSRTVTVPVTSGVSAVILPDGRITRKTGMFVPAYLVQKVPLRTSTTPATELGILPELALVLVAAGGIGWAIGSGLRARRIGDA
- a CDS encoding 3-hydroxybutyrate dehydrogenase is translated as MTSPTPLPAAFPPGSARTPGSALGAGSASVPGSAPVSGPGPRPQPLALDLGGRTALVTGAAGGIGRACALRLAAAGAEVRAVDRDAEGLDELVREAERTGDLAGAVVPRVVDLTDLDAAERAAAGTDVLVNNAGLQLVRPIEEFPPEVFHTVLTVMLEAPFRLIRGALPHMYAQGWGRIVNVSSVHGLRASAYKAAYVAAKHGLEGLSKTAALEGAAHGVTSNCVNPAYVRTPLVEKQIADQARAHGIPEERVVSEVLLKDSALRRLIEPEEVAEAVAYLCSPQASFVTGTSLVLDGGWTAH
- a CDS encoding glutamate racemase; this translates as MKIALMDSGIGLLPAAAAVRRLRPDADLVLSWDPDGMPWGPRTPEDITERAIAVAGAAAAHDPDVLIVACNTASVHSLPAMRARFEPRLPIIGTVPAIKPAAASGGPVAIWATPATTGSAYQRGLIERFADGVAVTEVACPGLADAVHHADDQAIDAAIASAASRTPDDVTTLVLGCTNYELVAERIRAAVQRPDRPPLVLHGTAGAVAAQALRRIGVEPAPHAVADTTLTVLLSGREATLPDTALSYDEGRFLRSVSPVR